One genomic segment of Candidatus Polarisedimenticolaceae bacterium includes these proteins:
- a CDS encoding lasso peptide biosynthesis B2 protein encodes MRSLRTLAAALLLTPLVAGALRAFGFRRTQEWMARRPSTPPPGPGGETAAARAREVARAAGLAGAHGPVPASCLRRALTAWWLLRREGIPVTIRIGVRREESALAAHAWIEHDGVPIGDLPSVVAGYAPFDADFARVPDTRP; translated from the coding sequence ATGCGTAGCCTGCGCACGCTCGCGGCCGCGCTCCTCTTGACGCCGCTCGTCGCCGGCGCGCTGCGCGCCTTCGGGTTCCGTCGCACGCAGGAGTGGATGGCGCGCCGGCCTTCGACGCCGCCTCCCGGCCCCGGCGGGGAGACCGCCGCGGCGCGCGCACGCGAGGTCGCGCGAGCCGCCGGGCTCGCCGGCGCCCACGGACCGGTGCCTGCGAGCTGCCTGCGGCGCGCGCTCACCGCGTGGTGGCTCCTCCGCCGTGAAGGGATCCCGGTCACGATCCGCATCGGTGTCCGCCGCGAAGAAAGCGCCCTCGCGGCGCACGCCTGGATCGAGCACGACGGCGTCCCCATCGGCGACCTGCCGTCGGTCGTCGCGGGTTACGCTCCGTTCGACGCCGACTTCGCCCGGGTGCCGGACACACGTCCTTGA
- a CDS encoding nucleotidyltransferase family protein, with product MAADALTPAPSAARALLGALADVAAGGASSASAPPGIAAWLAAHDLAALGRAAFGPGDPVLASALAAEALGAAASNAVHLATARTIEGQFEADGIGMVLLKGAAIAPSAYADASLRPMTDVDVWVRDDEMSRAVSALGTLGFRQVAGLESRPPALQRRSGGELVFRAERGPGLVELHFSPFPGWWIARTASPDLEGLWSRSVPVGAGRHARRLAADDACLQTAFHVVVNQFGQAPLRGLMDLAVLARAFSIDWSAVVARARAYRLTHATWIALDIAERLIGVPGAAAAIAALRPPRPRRIALRAFATPRSVLARRDLTRASRRHPFMLVLVERRRDAARLVGRTVWPESWWIEARHGHASRRLRHLGGLLRGEV from the coding sequence GTGGCGGCAGACGCGTTGACGCCCGCGCCGAGCGCGGCCCGTGCCCTGCTGGGCGCGCTGGCCGACGTGGCGGCGGGAGGTGCGTCCTCCGCTTCCGCACCACCGGGCATCGCCGCTTGGCTGGCCGCGCACGACCTGGCCGCGCTCGGGCGCGCCGCCTTCGGCCCGGGCGATCCGGTGCTGGCCTCGGCCCTCGCGGCGGAGGCGCTCGGCGCCGCGGCGTCGAACGCGGTTCACCTCGCGACCGCACGGACGATCGAGGGGCAATTCGAGGCGGATGGGATCGGCATGGTCCTGCTCAAGGGCGCGGCGATCGCGCCGTCGGCGTACGCGGACGCGTCCTTGCGTCCGATGACGGACGTCGACGTGTGGGTGCGCGACGACGAGATGTCCCGGGCCGTTTCCGCGCTCGGCACGCTGGGGTTCCGGCAGGTCGCCGGGCTCGAGAGCCGCCCGCCGGCGCTCCAGCGGCGATCCGGAGGCGAGCTGGTCTTCCGGGCCGAGCGCGGTCCCGGTCTCGTCGAGCTGCACTTCTCCCCGTTCCCCGGCTGGTGGATCGCACGCACCGCATCGCCCGATCTCGAGGGGCTCTGGTCTCGCAGCGTTCCCGTCGGTGCCGGGCGCCATGCGCGGCGTCTCGCCGCGGACGACGCCTGCCTGCAGACCGCCTTTCACGTCGTCGTCAATCAGTTCGGCCAGGCGCCGCTGCGCGGTCTCATGGATCTCGCCGTCCTCGCGCGCGCGTTCTCGATCGACTGGAGCGCGGTCGTGGCGCGCGCGCGCGCCTATCGCCTCACGCACGCGACCTGGATTGCGCTCGACATCGCCGAGCGCCTGATCGGCGTTCCCGGCGCGGCCGCCGCGATCGCGGCGCTCCGGCCGCCGCGGCCGCGGCGGATCGCCCTTCGTGCTTTCGCGACGCCTCGATCGGTGCTCGCACGCCGCGATCTCACGCGGGCCTCTCGCCGGCATCCCTTCATGCTCGTGCTCGTCGAACGCCGCCGCGACGCCGCGCGCCTCGTCGGGCGGACGGTCTGGCCGGAATCGTGGTGGATCGAGGCTCGGCACGGGCATGCCTCACGCCGTCTCCGGCACCTGGGCGGCCTCCTCCGTGGCGAGGTCTGA
- a CDS encoding PqqD family protein, which produces MENILGMRAVAAERVLVKEVGDEAVLLDLDTETYFGLNAAGARIFTAVTAARTIGDALAGLAGAFDADPAVVRDDAIDLVRALALRKLLRLVDA; this is translated from the coding sequence GTGGAGAACATTCTCGGGATGCGGGCGGTCGCCGCCGAGCGCGTCCTCGTCAAGGAGGTCGGCGATGAAGCGGTCCTCCTCGACCTCGACACGGAAACCTACTTCGGCCTCAACGCCGCGGGCGCGCGGATCTTCACCGCCGTCACGGCGGCGCGGACGATCGGCGACGCCCTGGCCGGACTCGCCGGCGCATTCGATGCGGATCCGGCCGTCGTGCGCGACGATGCGATCGATCTCGTCCGCGCGCTCGCCCTGCGTAAGCTCCTCCGTCTCGTCGATGCGTAG
- a CDS encoding DNA-3-methyladenine glycosylase I, producing the protein MASDGLIRSHDGVSRCFWCGESPDYVAYHDEEWGYPVDDDRRLFEKLCLEGFQSGLSWLTILRKREAFRRAFAGFDPKKVARFKAADVRRLLGDASIVRHRGKIESTIGNAARAMELAGEFGSIAAYVWRFEPLSGRPKRITYAALRKAGPPPEAVALSKDLKRRGWTFVGPTTVYAFMQAMGLVNDHLEGCAMRARVERLRREHERR; encoded by the coding sequence ATGGCTTCCGACGGTCTCATCCGGTCGCACGACGGCGTGTCGCGCTGCTTCTGGTGCGGCGAGTCGCCGGACTACGTCGCGTACCACGACGAGGAGTGGGGCTATCCGGTCGACGACGACCGGCGGCTCTTCGAGAAGCTGTGCCTCGAGGGATTCCAGTCGGGTCTCTCGTGGCTGACGATCCTTCGCAAGCGCGAGGCGTTCCGGCGCGCATTCGCCGGGTTCGACCCGAAGAAGGTCGCGCGATTCAAGGCGGCTGACGTCCGCCGTCTCCTCGGCGACGCGTCGATCGTCCGCCACCGCGGCAAGATCGAATCGACGATCGGAAACGCCGCGCGCGCGATGGAGCTGGCGGGGGAGTTCGGTTCGATCGCGGCGTACGTGTGGCGATTCGAGCCGCTGAGCGGCCGGCCGAAGCGGATCACCTACGCTGCGCTCCGAAAAGCGGGGCCTCCGCCCGAGGCGGTCGCCCTCTCGAAGGATCTCAAACGCCGCGGCTGGACCTTCGTCGGGCCGACGACCGTCTACGCCTTCATGCAGGCGATGGGGCTCGTCAACGACCACCTCGAAGGGTGCGCGATGAGGGCGCGCGTCGAGAGGCTGCGGCGCGAGCACGAGCGGCGCTGA